In Kogia breviceps isolate mKogBre1 chromosome 7, mKogBre1 haplotype 1, whole genome shotgun sequence, a single window of DNA contains:
- the KCTD21 gene encoding BTB/POZ domain-containing protein KCTD21, with translation MSDPITLNVGGKLYTTSLATLTSFPDSMLGAMFSGKMPTKRDSQGHCFIDRDGKVFRYILNFLRTSHLDLPEDFQEMGLLRREADFYQVQPLIEALQEKEVELSKAEKNAMLNITLNQRVQTVHFTVREAPQIYSLSSSSMEVFNANIFSTSCLFLKLLGSKLFYCSNGNLSSITSHLQDPNHLTLDWVANVEGLPEEEYTKQNLKRLWVVPANKQINSFQVFMEEVLKIALSDGFCIDSSHPHAVDFMNNKIIRLIRYR, from the coding sequence ATGTCTGACCCCATCACGCTGAATGTCGGGGGGAAGCTCTATACAACCTCACTGGCAACCTTGACCAGCTTCCCTGACTCCATGCTGGGCGCCATGTTCAGTGGGAAGATGCCCACCAAGAGGGACAGCCAGGGCCACTGCTTCATTGACCGTGACGGCAAAGTGTTCCGCTACATCCTCAACTTCCTGCGAACCTCCCATCTGGACTTGCCCGAGGACTTCCAGGAGATGGGCCTGCTCCGCAGGGAGGCTGACTTCTACCAGGTGCAGCCCCTGATTGAGGCCCTGCAGGAGAAGGAGGTGGAGCTGTCCAAGGCCGAGAAGAATGCCATGCTCAACATCACACTGAACCAGCGTGTGCAGACGGTCCACTTCACTGTGCGTGAGGCACCCCAGATCTACAGCCTGTCCTCTTCCAGCATGGAGGTCTTCAATGCCAACATCTTCAGCACCTCTTGCCTCTTCCTCAAGCTCCTCGGCTCCAAGCTCTTCTACTGCTCCAATGGCAACCTATCCTCCATCACCAGCCATTTGCAAGACCCCAACCACCTGACTCTGGACTGGGTGGCCAATGTGGAGGGCCTGCCTGAGGAGGAGTACACCAAGCAGAACCTCAAGAGGCTCTGGGTGGTGCCAGCCAACAAGCAGATCAACAGCTTCCAGgtcttcatggaggaggtgctgAAAATCGCGCTGAGTGACGGCTTCTGCATCGATTCTTCTCACCCGCACGCTGTGGATTTTATGAACAATAAGATTATTCGATTAATACGGTACAGGTAA